Proteins from a single region of Brassica napus cultivar Da-Ae unplaced genomic scaffold, Da-Ae ScsIHWf_2493;HRSCAF=3220, whole genome shotgun sequence:
- the LOC106346009 gene encoding small RNA degrading nuclease 2-like — protein MIAVCCEKVLCLDNTEAAVRVAAVDRNLKVILDVLVEPNQPVINYRTSITGLDSRVLHLSNATPLSDIQEKLLGLLPTGTIMVGHLLNKDLKALKMDHARVIDTSLLFKYDISPCIGKLPRPSLDHLCKSVLGYEIPKSRGRCVHEAIASMKLVLAILEHGARTSVPLPDEMLKTDESGLLPMKKNVLSKRPMRNNASPPWCKPSWKSAL, from the exons ATGATTGCCGTTTGTTGCGAGAAGGTTCTCTGTCTAGATAACACTGAAGCTGCTGTTAGAGTTGCTGCTGTTGACCGCAATCTCaag GTGATTCTTGATGTGCTTGTCGAACCAAATCAGCCTGTTATCAACTACAGGACTAGCATTACCGGACTCGATTCTCGTGTTCTTCATTTATCAAATGCTACTCCTTTGTCAGATATACAG GAAAAATTGCTGGGATTATTACCCACGGGAACTATAATGGTCGGTCACCTTTTGAACAAGGATCTCAAAG CTTTAAAGATGGATCATGCAAGAGTTATCGATACCTCTCTATTGTTCAAGTATGATATCTCTCCTTGTATCGGAAAGCTTCCAAGGCCCTCTTTAGATCACCTGTGCAAGTCTGTTTTGGGATACGAAATACCGAAATCTCGTGGCAGATGTGTTCATGAAGCTATAGCTTCAATGAAACTTGTGCTTGCTATATTGGAGCACGGAGCACGCACCTCTGTTCCACTACCTGATGAG ATGTTGAAAACTGATGAGTCAGGACTCTTGCCAATGAAGAAGAATGTTCTTTCTAAGCGACCCATGAGAAACAATGCGTCCCCACCCTGGTGTAAACCATCGTGGAAGTCAGCCTTGTGA
- the LOC125601256 gene encoding autophagy-related protein 18f-like — protein MIQNQSRREMQDQHSDVYGGGASSDSKSKVFPEIVRSRVLMSLGKLLREERLVWRISIRCTCLKQNCKCMSRVSYHYEEGEMFRFQEWVLDVDEESNGCGGGEMEIEGIQTRTVEARTRGLVPVWGYLQSSKPQQVMRESFQSPRNTTQGDQVTPLEGHGTETEFGVVHGKEENLRSEEESVRSEEGSSISERPKPMIIEVC, from the exons ATGATCCAGAACCAATCTAGAAGAGAGATGCAAGATCAACACAGTGATGTATATGGAGGTGGGGCAAGTTCGGATTCTAAGAGTAAAGTGTTTCCGGAGATTGTTAGGAGCAGAGTGCTGATGAGTCTTGGAAAGTTACTAAGAGAGGAAAGGCTCGTGTGGAGGATAAGCATCAGATGTACATGTCTGAAGCAGAACTGCAAATGTATGAGCCGAGTCAGTTACCATTATGAGGAAGGAGAAAT GTTTAGGTTTCAAGAGTGGGTGTTGGATGTGGATGAAGAGAGTAATGGTTGTGGAGGAGGGGAGATGGAGATTGAAGGAATCCAAACAAGAACGGTTGAAGCAAGGACAAGAGGTTTGGTTCCAGTGTGGGGTTATCTCCAGTCTTCAAAACCCCAACAAGTGATGAGAGA ATCATTCCAGAGTCCAAGGAACACTACACAAGGTGATCAGGTGACTCCTCTAGAGGGTCATGGAACAGAGACTGAGTTCGGAGTTGTACATGGCAAGGAAGAGAACTTGAGATCAGAAGAAGAGAGCGTGAGGTCTGAAGAAGGTAGCTCGATATCAGAAAGACCTAAGCCCATGATTATCGAGGTTTGTTAA